A genomic segment from Fusobacterium varium encodes:
- a CDS encoding nucleoside phosphorylase — MYIKADKPVYEEGTAHLRCKSDKISEIVFLPGDHARVEMFRDLLEDYEIVSFNREFKVGTGKYNGVPITICSTGIGGPSTEIAVTELIELGAKYLIRIGGCGAIREDIKCGEFIINTGSVRMGGSSKFYAMPEYPAVADFDLVMCLKEASEKKNFKCHLGIGASIGSFYRGQGRNPLSVADKHYQDLYDELIRLNVMNLEMEAETIFTLSSIYGVKAASICVVHCNRITNEWLVEYGDPQLNMCKTALEAAKILYNKVNQKGE; from the coding sequence ATGTATATAAAAGCAGATAAACCTGTTTATGAAGAGGGAACAGCTCATTTAAGATGTAAATCAGATAAAATTTCAGAGATTGTTTTTTTACCTGGAGATCATGCAAGAGTTGAAATGTTTAGAGATTTGTTAGAGGATTATGAAATAGTTTCTTTTAATAGAGAATTTAAAGTAGGAACTGGTAAATATAATGGAGTTCCTATTACTATTTGTTCTACTGGTATTGGAGGACCATCAACAGAAATAGCAGTTACTGAATTAATTGAATTAGGAGCAAAATATCTTATTAGAATAGGTGGTTGTGGAGCTATAAGAGAAGATATAAAATGTGGAGAATTTATAATTAATACAGGGTCTGTAAGAATGGGTGGAAGTTCAAAATTCTATGCTATGCCTGAATATCCAGCAGTTGCAGATTTTGATTTAGTAATGTGTCTTAAAGAAGCAAGTGAAAAGAAAAATTTTAAATGTCATTTAGGAATAGGAGCATCAATAGGTTCTTTCTATAGAGGACAGGGAAGAAATCCACTTTCTGTAGCAGATAAACATTATCAAGATTTATATGATGAATTAATAAGATTAAATGTAATGAATCTTGAAATGGAAGCCGAAACAATATTTACTCTATCATCAATCTATGGAGTAAAAGCTGCGAGTATCTGTGTAGTTCATTGTAATAGAATTACAAATGAATGGTTAGTAGAATATGGTGATCCGCAATTAAATATGTGTAAAACAGCTTTAGAAGCTGCAAAAATATTATATAATAAAGTAAATCAAAAGGGGGAATAA